One region of Miscanthus floridulus cultivar M001 chromosome 19, ASM1932011v1, whole genome shotgun sequence genomic DNA includes:
- the LOC136525711 gene encoding uncharacterized protein: protein MEILAEGQHTMVEALRTIANYDGRGARQGPEPNQYSDFKDFLDTKPPIFKETEEPLQADEWLNTLEQKFRLLCLTKVLKTEYASHQLHGPAGIWWSHYQSTMAANAQITWDQFKYAFRGNYVLPGLMAIKHTKFMKLIQENKSLNEYLQAFNNLARYATEFVDTDAKKITSFKWGLSPKLMKAMGNCKCATFNEFVSDALSQENNNAIYACFKESQESL, encoded by the coding sequence ATGGAAATTCTTGCTGAAGGACAGCACACTATGGTTGAGGCTCTCCGCACGATTGCAAATTATGATGgccgtggtgcacgccaaggaccagaaccaaatcagtatagcgacttcaaagatttccttgacactaaaccaccgatcttcaaagagactgaagagcccctccaagctgatgagtggttgaacactctcgagcagaaatttcgtttGCTTTGCTTGActaaggtgctgaagactgagtacgcatctcaccaactgcatgggccagctggtatttggtggagtcattatcAGTCCACTATggccgctaatgcccaaatcacttgggatcagttcaagtatgcttttaggggaaattatgttcttcctggtctcatggcaatcaagcacactAAATTTATGAAGCTAATCCAggagaacaagagcttgaatgaatacctgcaggctttcaataaccttgcaaggtatgctactgagtttgttgacactgatgctaagAAGATCACTAGTTTTAAGTGGGGACTTAGCCCTAAATTGATGAAGGCTatgggaaattgtaagtgtgctacctttaatgagtttgttagtgatgctctatctcaagaaaacaacaatgctatttatgcttgcttcaaagaatcgcaagagagcctatga